Genomic DNA from Lactuca sativa cultivar Salinas chromosome 8, Lsat_Salinas_v11, whole genome shotgun sequence:
CAACCTCCGAAGAAACTAAAACCATATACGAAGTTCTTAAATCAAACGGATTGCCCATGGGTTTGTTACCCAAAGGTGTCACCAATTTCACCATTGATGATTCCGGTCGATTCGAAGTGCATTTGGATCAAGCTTGTAATGCTAAGTTTGAGGACGAATTGCACTACGATCAGAATGTTTCCGGTACCTTGACGTATGGTCAGATCGATGGATTGTCGGGTATTTCCGCCCAGGATTTGTTTTTGTGGTTTCCTGTTAAGGAAATCCGGGTCGATATACCCAGTTCCGGATTGATTTACTTCGATGTCGGTGTTGTTTCTAAGCAATTTTCTCTATCTTCGTTTGAAACACCAAGGGAATGTTTGGCTTCTTCAAATCAGCTCATCGTTCAAACTGTATCCAAGGTAATTTAATATTCCAATCCAATCCAATCCAATCATCTTTAACTTTTTATCGTGTCAATTTCTTCTTAATCTCACCTTCTGTT
This window encodes:
- the LOC111900120 gene encoding uncharacterized protein LOC111900120; protein product: MDDPKQSPRIQASIIHHSPNPLCILAGNNTLFSIYFYLYISDSLKPYTKTSKHLAIPGVILYHHHHQTSYALKIQPQNMFNLQPLLSPIVFLLTIATVFCISTSEETKTIYEVLKSNGLPMGLLPKGVTNFTIDDSGRFEVHLDQACNAKFEDELHYDQNVSGTLTYGQIDGLSGISAQDLFLWFPVKEIRVDIPSSGLIYFDVGVVSKQFSLSSFETPRECLASSNQLIVQTVSKTLSRKLGIQKSKHQEQLMTLL